The following are from one region of the Escherichia sp. E4742 genome:
- the rapA gene encoding RNA polymerase-associated protein RapA, whose translation MPFTLGQRWISDTESELGLGTVVAVDARTVTLLFPSTGENRLYARSDSPVTRVMFNPGDTITSHDGWQMQVEEVKEENGLLTYIGTRLDTEESGVALREVFLDSKLVFSKPQDRLFAGQIDRMDRFALRYRARKYSSEQFRMPYSGLRGQRTSLIPHQLNIAHDVGRRHAPRVLLADEVGLGKTIEAGMILHQQLLSGAAERVLIIVPETLQHQWLVEILRRFNLRFALFDDERYAEAQHDAYNPFDTEQLVICSLDFARRSKQRLEHLCEAEWDLLVVDEAHHLVWSEDAPSREYQAIEQLAEHVPGVLLLTATPEQLGMESHFARLRLLDPNRFHDFAQFVEEQKNYRPVADAVAMLLAGNKLSNDELNMLGEMIGEQDIEPLLQAANSDSEDAQSARQELVSMLMDRHGTSRVLFRNTRNGVKGFPKRELHTIKLPLPTQYQTAIKVSGIMGARKSAEDRARDMLYPERIYQEFEGDNATWWNFDPRVEWLMGYLTSHRSQKVLVICAKAATALQLEQVLREREGIRAAVFHEGMSIIERDRAAAWFAEEDTGAQVLLCSEIGSEGRNFQFASHMVMFDLPFNPDLLEQRIGRLDRIGQAHDIQIHVPYLEKTAQSVLVRWYHEGLDAFEHTCPTGRTIYDSVYNDLINYLASPDQTEGFDDLIKNCREQHEALKAQLEQGRDRLLEIHSNGGEKAQALAESIEEQDDDTNLIAFAMNLFDIIGINQDDRGDNMIVLTPSDHMLVPDFPGLSEDGITITFDREVALAREDAQFITWEHPLIRNGLDLILSGDTGSSTISLLKNKALPVGTLLVELIYVVEAQAPKQLQLNRFLPPTPVRMLLDKNGNNLAAQVEFETFNRQLNAVNRHTGSKLVNAVQQDVHAILQLGEAQIEKSARALIDAARNEADEKLSAELSRLEALRAVNPNIRDDELTTIESNRQQVMESLDQAGWRLDALRLIVVTHQ comes from the coding sequence ATGCCTTTTACACTTGGTCAACGCTGGATCAGCGATACAGAAAGCGAATTAGGACTTGGAACCGTTGTCGCGGTGGATGCGCGAACTGTCACATTACTTTTCCCATCTACTGGTGAAAACCGTCTGTACGCACGCAGTGATTCCCCCGTGACCCGCGTGATGTTCAACCCTGGTGATACCATTACCAGCCATGACGGCTGGCAGATGCAAGTCGAAGAAGTAAAAGAAGAAAATGGCTTGCTGACCTATATCGGTACTCGCCTGGATACTGAAGAGTCCGGCGTGGCCCTGCGTGAAGTTTTCCTTGATAGCAAACTGGTGTTCAGCAAACCGCAGGACCGTCTGTTTGCCGGGCAGATTGACCGTATGGACCGCTTTGCGCTGCGTTATCGCGCGCGTAAGTATTCCAGCGAACAGTTCCGTATGCCGTACAGCGGCCTGCGCGGTCAGCGTACCAGTCTGATCCCGCACCAGCTCAACATCGCTCATGATGTTGGTCGCCGCCACGCGCCGCGCGTTCTGCTGGCTGACGAAGTGGGTTTAGGGAAAACCATTGAAGCCGGGATGATCCTGCATCAGCAGTTGCTCTCTGGCGCTGCTGAACGTGTGCTGATTATCGTACCGGAAACTTTACAGCATCAGTGGCTGGTGGAAATACTGCGCCGTTTCAACCTGCGCTTTGCGCTGTTTGATGATGAGCGTTATGCCGAAGCTCAGCACGATGCTTACAACCCGTTCGACACCGAACAACTGGTGATTTGCTCGCTGGATTTTGCCCGTCGTAGCAAACAGCGTCTGGAACATCTCTGTGAAGCCGAATGGGACCTGCTGGTGGTCGATGAAGCGCATCACCTGGTGTGGAGCGAAGACGCGCCGAGCCGCGAATATCAGGCTATTGAACAACTGGCAGAGCACGTGCCTGGCGTTCTGCTGCTGACCGCAACCCCGGAACAGCTGGGAATGGAAAGCCACTTCGCCCGTCTGCGTCTGCTGGACCCGAACCGTTTCCACGATTTCGCGCAGTTCGTTGAAGAGCAGAAAAATTATCGTCCGGTTGCGGACGCTGTCGCCATGCTGCTGGCAGGTAACAAACTGAGCAATGACGAACTGAACATGCTCGGTGAGATGATCGGCGAGCAGGATATTGAGCCGTTGCTGCAGGCGGCAAACAGCGACAGCGAAGATGCCCAGAGCGCCCGTCAGGAACTGGTTTCGATGCTGATGGATCGCCACGGCACCAGCCGCGTGCTGTTCCGTAACACGCGTAACGGTGTGAAAGGCTTCCCGAAACGCGAGCTGCACACTATTAAGCTGCCGCTGCCGACGCAGTATCAGACGGCGATTAAAGTGTCCGGCATTATGGGCGCACGTAAAAGTGCGGAAGACCGCGCTCGCGATATGCTCTACCCGGAGCGTATTTATCAGGAATTTGAAGGTGATAACGCCACCTGGTGGAACTTCGATCCGCGCGTTGAGTGGCTGATGGGCTACCTGACCAGCCATCGCTCTCAGAAAGTGCTGGTGATCTGCGCCAAAGCGGCCACTGCGCTGCAACTGGAGCAAGTACTGCGCGAACGTGAAGGTATTCGCGCCGCGGTGTTCCACGAAGGCATGTCGATTATCGAACGTGACCGCGCTGCCGCATGGTTCGCCGAAGAAGATACCGGCGCACAGGTACTGCTGTGCTCGGAAATCGGTTCTGAAGGACGTAACTTCCAGTTCGCCAGCCACATGGTAATGTTCGATCTACCGTTCAACCCAGATCTACTGGAACAGCGTATTGGTCGTCTGGATCGTATCGGCCAGGCGCACGATATTCAGATCCATGTGCCTTATCTGGAAAAAACCGCTCAGTCAGTGCTGGTGCGCTGGTATCACGAAGGTCTGGATGCGTTCGAGCACACCTGCCCGACCGGACGCACTATTTACGATAGCGTATATAACGATCTGATTAACTATCTGGCTTCACCGGATCAAACCGAAGGCTTTGACGATCTGATCAAAAACTGCCGCGAGCAGCACGAGGCGCTGAAAGCACAGCTGGAACAGGGTCGTGACCGCCTGCTGGAGATCCATTCCAACGGTGGCGAAAAAGCCCAGGCACTGGCAGAAAGCATTGAAGAGCAGGATGACGATACCAACCTGATCGCCTTCGCCATGAACCTGTTCGATATCATCGGTATCAATCAGGACGATCGCGGCGACAACATGATCGTGCTGACGCCGTCCGACCATATGCTGGTGCCGGACTTCCCTGGCCTGTCGGAAGACGGTATTACCATCACCTTCGACCGTGAAGTGGCGCTGGCGCGTGAAGATGCGCAGTTTATTACCTGGGAGCATCCGCTGATCCGCAACGGTCTGGATCTGATCCTCTCTGGCGATACTGGTAGCAGCACGATTTCACTGCTGAAAAACAAAGCATTGCCGGTAGGTACACTGTTGGTAGAGCTGATTTACGTGGTTGAAGCCCAGGCGCCGAAGCAGTTGCAGCTTAACCGCTTCCTGCCGCCGACACCGGTACGTATGCTGCTGGATAAAAACGGCAACAACCTGGCAGCGCAGGTTGAGTTTGAAACCTTTAACCGTCAGCTTAACGCGGTTAACCGTCACACTGGCAGCAAACTGGTTAACGCCGTGCAGCAGGATGTTCACGCTATCCTCCAGTTGGGTGAAGCGCAGATCGAGAAATCTGCCCGTGCATTGATTGATGCAGCGCGTAACGAAGCCGACGAAAAACTGTCTGCCGAGCTGTCTCGTCTGGAAGCGCTGCGTGCGGTGAACCCGAACATTCGTGACGACGAACTGACCACCATTGAAAGCAACCGTCAGCAGGTAATGGAAAGCCTGGATCAGGCAGGCTGGCGTCTGGATGCCCTGCGTTTGATCGTTGTGACGCATCAGTAA